The following proteins come from a genomic window of Corynebacterium falsenii:
- a CDS encoding isochorismatase family protein has translation MSKAVLVVDVQNDFVDGSLGTARGVEVARGISSFLSDADMGDNTYVVGTMDWHIDPKGHFSDEPDYVDTWPVHCVANSHGAQVCSELDADLVQVWFRKGEYTAAYSGFEGHLEGANDTLEQWLRSREVEKLTVVGIATDFCVRATVLDALKAGFDVRVIERLCSAVTEQGGKSAIQEMEDAGAEIVRG, from the coding sequence TTGTCTAAGGCCGTTCTGGTTGTAGACGTCCAAAACGATTTCGTTGATGGTTCCCTAGGAACCGCACGGGGCGTGGAAGTCGCCCGCGGCATTTCCTCTTTTTTGTCTGACGCCGACATGGGGGACAACACCTACGTTGTCGGCACGATGGACTGGCACATCGACCCGAAGGGCCACTTCAGCGATGAGCCGGATTACGTGGATACATGGCCAGTGCACTGCGTAGCGAACTCGCACGGCGCCCAGGTCTGCTCCGAGCTGGACGCGGACCTCGTGCAGGTCTGGTTCCGCAAGGGCGAGTACACGGCCGCCTACTCCGGCTTCGAAGGGCACCTGGAGGGTGCCAACGACACGCTGGAGCAGTGGCTGCGTTCGCGCGAGGTTGAGAAGCTGACTGTGGTGGGCATTGCCACGGACTTCTGCGTGCGCGCCACGGTACTGGATGCGTTGAAGGCTGGATTCGACGTGCGCGTCATTGAACGGCTGTGCTCGGCGGTGACTGAGCAGGGCGGAAAGTCCGCGATTCAGGAGATGGAGGATGCTGGCGCGGAGATCGTCCGCGGCTAG
- the glyA gene encoding serine hydroxymethyltransferase gives MSSSAHAAQHNTPLDQLDPEVAQAIAGELGRQRNTLEMIASENFVPRAVLQAQGSVLTNKYAEGYPGRRYYGGCEHVDVIEDLARDRAKEVFGAEFANVQPHAGAQANAAVLMALANPGDKIMGLSLAHGGHLTHGMHLNFSGKLYEVAAYEVDPETMRLDMDKIRQQAIEEKPQVLIAGWSAYPRHQDFAAFREIADEVGAKLWVDMAHFAGLVAADLHPSPVPHADVVSTTVHKTLGGPRSGMILAKQEYAKKLNSAVFPGQQGGPLMHAVAAKAVAMKVAQTEEFKDRQARTLEGAKILAERLNAQDTKDAGVQVLTGGTDVHLVLVDLRNSELDGQQAEDLLHEVGITVNRNAVPFDPRPPMVTSGLRIGTSALASRGLDAEAFTEVADVIGTALAGNADLEALRARVEKVTRDFPLYEGLEDWKIV, from the coding sequence ATGTCCTCATCCGCACACGCTGCCCAGCACAACACTCCTCTGGATCAGCTCGATCCCGAGGTCGCCCAGGCCATCGCCGGGGAGCTGGGCCGCCAGCGCAACACCCTAGAAATGATCGCGTCGGAGAACTTCGTTCCCCGCGCCGTCTTGCAGGCACAGGGCTCTGTGCTGACCAACAAGTACGCGGAGGGTTACCCCGGCCGTCGCTACTACGGCGGCTGCGAGCACGTTGACGTGATCGAAGACCTGGCACGCGACCGCGCCAAGGAAGTCTTCGGCGCAGAGTTTGCCAACGTGCAGCCTCACGCGGGTGCGCAGGCCAACGCCGCTGTGCTCATGGCTCTGGCCAACCCGGGCGATAAGATCATGGGTCTGTCCTTGGCCCACGGCGGCCACCTGACTCACGGCATGCACCTGAACTTCTCCGGCAAGCTCTACGAGGTCGCGGCCTACGAGGTTGATCCCGAGACGATGCGCTTGGACATGGACAAGATCCGCCAGCAGGCGATCGAAGAGAAGCCGCAGGTGCTCATCGCCGGCTGGTCCGCATACCCCCGCCACCAGGATTTCGCCGCGTTCCGCGAGATCGCCGACGAGGTCGGCGCGAAGCTGTGGGTGGACATGGCTCACTTCGCCGGCCTCGTCGCCGCCGATCTGCACCCCTCCCCGGTGCCGCACGCTGACGTGGTGTCCACGACGGTGCACAAGACCCTGGGTGGTCCCCGCTCCGGCATGATCCTGGCCAAGCAGGAATACGCCAAGAAGCTCAACTCCGCTGTGTTCCCGGGCCAGCAGGGTGGCCCACTCATGCACGCCGTGGCCGCCAAGGCCGTGGCCATGAAGGTCGCCCAGACCGAGGAGTTCAAGGATCGCCAGGCCCGCACCCTCGAGGGCGCAAAGATCCTCGCCGAGCGCCTCAATGCTCAGGACACCAAGGACGCTGGCGTGCAGGTTCTCACCGGCGGCACCGACGTGCACCTGGTTCTCGTGGATCTGCGCAACTCTGAGCTGGACGGCCAGCAGGCCGAGGATCTGCTGCACGAGGTGGGCATCACCGTTAACCGCAACGCCGTGCCGTTCGACCCCCGCCCGCCGATGGTCACCTCCGGCCTGCGCATCGGCACCTCCGCGCTGGCCTCCCGCGGCCTGGATGCCGAGGCGTTCACCGAGGTTGCCGACGTGATCGGCACCGCCCTGGCAGGCAACGCCGATCTTGAGGCTCTGCGCGCCCGCGTGGAGAAGGTCACCCGCGACTTCCCGCTGTACGAGGGCTTGGAGGACTGGAAAATTGTCTAA